The nucleotide sequence TTGAACAATGTtgtctttcagcagcagcaaatcatGTGGGTGTCAGGGACAGATCGTGGCCTGTCAGCCCTCAAACACTGCCAAGCTacaggagggagcagcagggaaggtTTGGGTTCCAGTTGTGATTCTGCTCTGAGTCCACTCTGAATCAGCTCCTTTGACACTTCGTATGTGGTGAGGGGATCAGTAACAGTCTGACACTCCGTGTGGAGCCATAATGTAAGaacctatgattctatgaactatGATTCTATAAGTTTGATTTCCAGGTTCCGTGACTGACTGCATAGTTCTGGTCAGCGTTCTCTGCATCtgtattttgccatttttaaaatgtggaaattaCTGTCTTCACAGAGGATATGACGGGTTTGTGCAATGTGTTGAGACTACAAAACATAATGTGAGTTTTAGGTATCACTGTTGTCCTTTTTTCACACTCACTGCTTCAAAAACAGAAGTGCCTGTACTGCAGAAGTGTTGCAGGCGCTTTTAATAGCAGGTTTAGAATATATAGtcaaaataagaacaaacaaaactctCTGTCTCAACATTATTTTAGGGCAAAGTGCCAGCAAAGAAAATGGCCTCAAAACCAGTTTTGCAAATGAGATTGCCACATGTGTCCCCGGTGTTTCCTGGCCAGCCACGTGATCCCACACATTGCATGGACACGGCTTCCTGGGAGCCTCAGTCCTTCTGCAGTGCAGATGTTCAGCACACGTGCAATGTGCCTGGTGCTTCCCAGAAGTGTCCTGGTGTACCAGATGTACACTGTTGGGCCAAGCACAGCAGTTCCATGGAAAACATGCATGTGCAGAGCTGTATCCGACAAGTTGTTCTATTAAGCTCATTTGTGTAAATAAACCTATTTATCCTCAGCAGTTGGAGGTTAAGGAATTGACTGCCTTAAAATGCAATTCCAATCATGACTGGATCTCTGGGTGGTAACAGCACCTATATTATAATGTTTAAAAGCCGTAAATGGGCTGAAGTTTGATGACAACTGAATCAAATTCCCTTTAAACAAAAGTGAGCTTCACTTAATGTTGCAGCAAATCTGTTATAAGCTGCAGGATTCAAATGCAATCCAACACAGGAGGATGTGGAAATCTGCCTTCATAGCAGAAGTTCTTCGAAATGAACCTAAAGTTGTTGGAAGAAATGTTGATGTTCCAAAAAAACCTGGTTCCGAAATAACTGAACTTGTTAGTTTTAATTAACTAATATATCTTTGTGATGTGATCTCCAAACATAATATTATCTAGGGCTTCACAGAGTGTGCTTATTAAGAAACATCAACCTGTCTTGTTCTACAAGGGAGAGAGAAGcatgaaggaaaaagtaaagaaaagacCCATCTGAGTCATTTATATTTAGTATAGCTGCTCATTGGACAACTTCCCAAATAATATCAGGCTTCAAATCAGGAACATTTGGAGCCGAAGTAAACGTCACTCGGATGGCAGCTGTGAGAGCAGCTCCATCACTTAGCTGAAGCCATGGGCCACTACCTTCTGCACAGAGTAGCTCTTAGTTGTGTTGTCCTAAGCAAACATCTGTTGGGATCTACAACACGAATGCCTGCTGAGTATATTTGCGACTTAGAGGCACATTGTGTTGATGGCTTTTGAGCTTGTGCTGAGGCTTCTGTTGCTGAGGCTATCGTTTTATGTTAATCTACTAGCTTCTCCTCAGACTGTGAAACTCAGACTTGTTGTGAGATATTAAGTCTTCCAGGGAAAAAGGAGTACTTTTGTTAGtgtcctcttccttctgtaCCAGCTCCTCATTCTTGCCTTAAAAACCTCTCATGACATGGCTGTCATCAGAGAAAGTTTagtaaaactatttttctctggaagaaaacGTGCaccaaaaaaagacattttgagaaaaaatgttaGACTTGCGGAAATTTTATAAAACTAAAACTTGTGCCCCCTTGGAATTTTTGGATAACAAGTTATTAAAACTATTAATAACTATAATCAAGAAGATGCTGTGTAACCTGTATCAATTTTGTACTTgtgaggtgattttttttcttttaattgggAGGGAATGGAGTGGGAGAGATATTTTTGACATCCTTTTTGTGGAAATGCAATCCAAGTAACGATAAGGATTAATTCTTATTGCCTAAGCGTTTAAGATTGGATGCACAGCTATTGTACTCCTTTGGATGAGTTGCCACCAGTACTATTGGACACCTACTTATCTTGCGAATGGTAGTTGTCTTCTGATAAGCTGTACAGTCTGGATCTAATCTGCTGTTTCATCTCCTTGATTGTTTCCTGTGATTGTTTCCTGTTACCTGTGGACAGGAGCATTCCTTGCAGTGAACATACAGGAGCAGTGAGTAGATACACTGTAGATACAATAACCTCAGTTTGCCAGTGAAcgaaagcaacagaagaaagtgTGTACATCTTGATTACTATCATTTGCTTTCACAACTTTGCTTTAGATGAAGATAGACCATCAAGCAAAAATGATGTTAGGAAAGTTGCTAGTTATTCACAGATAATGTGTCAATGAAAAAGTGCGTGAAttgcatttcagatgttttggGAAAGCAGCTGTTGTATAGCATCTTCTATTTCAAATAGATGGGGCAGACACCCCCTTTTTAATATTTGGAGGAGACTGgtccatttttccttttcttgcacGTGGAACTCCCATTGAGATTAAGATAAAAATGATTCATGCTCCTCTCTTTGCTAGGAATATCAGGGTACTCCTATGAAGCATGCTCTGCAGTTGTCATTCTAGTCTGAAGTTGCTACCACACTTTTCTCTTGGGGGAAAGGTGTGGCAGGAACAAAGTTATTTCACGTTGCTTTGAAGCATCCTGATCTTTCCATGTTTTCTATATCCAAGTTATTAtaatttttaactctttcttcacagtttttgctaaaataaagacaatgaaCAGATGTTCATATTTCCTCTCATTTTACTCAGGCACAGACTTTGCTCTGATTATACAGTCTTCTCACACTTCAGCTGTAGCTCTGTGTAGGCAGCATCTTTCCAACAGATAGGAGTGGATTATGATCTCCTCGGAGTCTCCAGCCCCTTTGCCTTTCATTTAGTGTCTGTAGTGGCTTGAATGAGGCGCTCCCCTCCCGTAGGCTTTGCATGTTCTGCTTATTCAGGGTTCCCAGGGTGAAGGCTGGGAAATGAGTTGCACAATAGAGCTATGGCACCcgtgatatttttttaaatttattcattACATTTATTCTCATACTGCTTGCCCTCTAAAGATGCTTCCATGTGAAAACTTGTACAGTATTATTTAAAATCCGCCTAATACACTTTTTCCTACTAAGGAAACTTACTGCAGTACGTATTGAAATTCTAACATGAGTTGACAGTAACATGTTTGCATCCAAGAGTGAGTTCAGAGTGCAGCAAGAGAAGGTCTTtcaaaatgaagggaaatgcTGTCAAAACCGAGGAACAAGGAGCAAGAAGTTGGTTCAAGTGTCCTCATACATTATATATAGCCAAGGTTTCTGTATCTGCTGGCAGAATAAGAAGAGCCTAAAGCTTGCCTTTCAGGGAGTATTTAACAGCATTATGTTGTTCTAGTTCAGAATGTCTGTGCAGCTTTCTTTGGTTTCATATCGTGTAGATCCCAGTGCAATCTCTTGGGTTTAATAGGGTCATAGTGAGACAAATAAGAAATCTTATGATCATAAAAGTTCTGATTATGCcataatttcatctttaaacaatactgctttgaagaaatattttcaaatacatttgaatATTAGTTGTTTTTTGCAGTAATGTGGTCTCAAAGactttcaaaacatatttgtatCTTCTGCATTGCTACTGTTGATGATAAAACATGCTGTATTGGTGGACTAgcatttttggtttttttttggaaaggttGCCATGTGTCTGAGCCCAAAGAAGGGAAATATGGAGAAGGTGATTTAATTTAAAGTGCTAGCTCTCTTTCTAAATGAATTGGTAGCTGCTATTTGCTTCTGGCTTGCATTGAAAGCACtatacttgaaaataaatcaattgcAGGTCTTCAGTAAAGCATCAAGTCCAATAATTTGCAATTTTCTTTCAATCACAGAATTCAATGTAAGCTGCAGATATGGAGGAGTGTTCCACGTGGAGAAAAATGGTCGCTACAGTCTCACGCGAACTGAAGCAATTGAGCTCTGTAGAGCTCTCAATAGTACTCTGGCAACACTGGAGCAATTTGAAAGAGCTCATGAACTTGGATTTGAAACTTGCAGGTAACGGTTTTTGGGAAAAATAGTATATTATGACAAGACCATCCATAGTGTAATAAGTACTGTTGTTTTCATATAGTTGCTAATTAGATGGCCATGTCATTCCTGAAATAAGTTATATTATGTGATGATCAAACCATCTTTCTGCGCATGCACTTTTGCTCTGGGCCCTGTAATAAGTAAGTCTTTCACTGCATATTCTTTTTACCAACTGTCTTGAAGAAATCATAACCTCTTACAGATAAAACGTAAAGATAATAGGAGACTGAGAGCATAGCAAACCATTAAGGATGATGTTCAAATCATACTGTGTCGCTAGCTAATTGGTAAAACAattacatacaaaatatttctgacgTTTAATGGTCTGATGTAGAGTCAATGGTATATATAGTATAAGGAACTCTTTCCTCTCAGTCAACACAAAGGGTATCAAATGGTGCTGTTGGCTATGAATTACTGATTCCAGTGAAAAGCTGGTGACAGTACGTTCTTAAAATTTGTGAATAGAGaagtttcagaaaagaacataaaatatttatttaaaaaaaggataaaaatacattgttaagTAACTCAGTTACCCTTTATAATTACTGTTTTATAGGGAAACAAATGTGAATAATAGGAATTCCTCAATTTAGCAAAACATACACAAAGTTATTGAAAGTTGATGATAATTTTGGCTTAAAAAACTTGCAAGTGTTGTAGTAGATTCTTTGTCACACCTAAGCTTCATCGGGATTGAATATTTTCCCCAAGGATGACGTTTAGTTCAGGGCAGTCCAGTGGTCTGTAAATAGGTCAGACTAGAAAATCATGtgatcttgtttttaaaaaacatctaATACGTTATTGTGCAAGTCAACCTAAACATTCAAATTCAAAAGAGACTGATCTGGGGAGCTgtaaatttcaaatgttttctttctttgttttttttttcaatcatacAATAGATTTGTGTTGAGTAGCTTTCAActatataaaaatttaaaagaaatggcaaataTGGAAGAATTGAATTTATCTTATTACTCGCCAGCACAGAAAAGTTCAGTGTACATTTCTCCAAAATTTTAACTTACATTCTTGAATTTGTCATTGAATTTGTTCAAATCTTAGCAGAGGACAAAGTGGGATATGTAAGGCATGTAGATAGGGTTctgccttccctccctgcctgccagCCCTCTCACCCTCTTATTTGCTGATGCTATGTCAGAAGTTGTTGTCAGTACAACTAGGCTCTTATCAAGGTTGagtaggagagaaaaaataaatagcatgtAATAGCTAAAATACGTGTGGAATGGTAAAACGAATCAACAGACCATAAGAAAAGAAGATGATTAGCAGATTAAACATTGTCAACATCATAGGCTCACTTGGAAGTGGAGGTGAAGTAGTTTATAATTCCACCTACAATAGAATTTTAGAATTGCAATTAACTCTGTACATTATACATGCAACTGGAATGGGGATCACAGATTAAAAAACTACTAAGCTATGAAATGTATTCCTCCTGATGACTGTACATACTAAGAAGTaaagcaaaaaccaaaccaaaactgCAGTTTCGTTACCATTCTTCCACACCTTCGAGCTAAATACATTGGAATTCATAAGGTGTTACAGGATTGCAAAATATTACCAATGCATTGTGTATTATGAAGCTCTGTTAACCACAGTCTTCACTGAAATGTGCAAGCGCTGCACACAATTGCTACATTTTTCCACTCTAAGAAACAGTACGAATGTGTGGATGAATGACTGGTGTATCTGAATATTTTACTAAGGTATCTACTTAGTACAAACTTATGCTTGTCTTGCAGTCATTCTCTAAATTTGATAGAGTAGTATAACATTGAGCCCAACATTTGTGTTAAATGGCACTGGGTAGTATATTATGCTTAAAGTAATGTAAGaagtaaggaaaaagaagccaGACTGTGGTGTCAGGTGATACATCCTCTCACTGAATAAAAGGATTTCTAGCCCCTCATTTTCAGTGCCTTGCTGTGGCAAGAATCTTAGCTAATGAGATCCTCAATTAAAATAGGTTTAGCTGTAGACATTACATTACGTGGGCTCAAGACTGATATAGCTACATGTGAGAAAGAAACATTCTCTGTATACAAAAATTATGCATAAAtgcatgctcttttttttttaagatgaaaataatgGCTTATTTGTATCTTCTTGACATTTGAGATATCTTGAGCATTTTTATTATCTGCCGTTGCATATTATATGGTGTGCTTTCCTCTGTACTTCACAGGTATGGTTTTATAGTGGGGCATATCGTTATCCCACGAATCAATCCATATCATCTTTGTGCAGCGAATCATACAGGCATTTACAAACTTTCAGCAAATACAACTGGCCGGTATGATGCATATTGTTACAATGCAACAGGTATGTAAGTGTATCTGTGATGGTTTGGAAGTTTATCTATGGTGTTTTATGTACAAATTAAATAACAATGGCATGTAATTCTTGTTTACAGAACTAAAATGAGGTCTTCTATATTAAATATAACTTATTTCTCaactgagaaatacattttgtcaAGGCTCCAGAAGTGCATCTATAGTATCGGCACACTTAATGATCTTTCTTTGTGATTACGTACAATTTTAGAAATGTTCTGGGAAGTTTTCTGGATTGTCAGATAAGGGATCAAATTAAACGTCACCATCTTCGACTCTATCTAAAAGCACAATGATTAGAAGAGGATCAACTGATTTTTAGGAGTATAAGGGAAGCTTTCCAATCAGTTCATTTTTATAAGTCTTTCAATCTTATTAATAGTGGTATATACAAGactttttctcaattttcttaaattaattaatattttctattttccttctttttcagaatcGAGGAACAAAGTATGTGAGCCAGTTGAAAGAATAGATACTTCTTTCCTCAGTAATCAAAGTCAAATAGGTATTGTACTTATCAGAAAAccttgctggttttttttttttttttcatgtttttaggATCTGgtgatctttctttttctccccacattaacaattgttatttttaaaaatcaagccaaacaagaaaaagaagtataGAGATACTGTAGGTAGTTAAAACAATTAATCACTCGTCTTCCTATAAATCGTATGGGGCTTGGTTTGTCTCAAGGTGTTACAAGGCTTGttttatttgacatttttgaACAAAAGAGCTGTTATTGTTTCTTTGACCTATAGGACTTTGTTTAAGACAATAACCCTTTAATACCTCATTTAAATTTCTGGTTAGAAGAGCAGccagaagtgaaagaaaacattcataaTAAATTACATGTCCTAATTGTAAAATTCTTATTGACTTCAAAGAATGTTCAAACACAAACTGACCTgatcaaaaatatcaaaatatttgaatcaGAATAGTTTCTGTATGTTTGACAATTATGTGcattaaaacattaagaaattgCACATCATTAAGTGATGTGTAATCTAGATAGATTGTATGAGATGACAAAAACAGAtgaattgtttatttattacttttttgttgttctaaGACTTAGCTGTCTATCATAATTTTAATACAGCTATGTACCTCCTGGTTATCAGCAGCTGTCCTGTTTACTCTTTCCAACAGTTATTGACAATGAGGATGGCTCACGTTATAATGCAGATGGCACGCGTCATAGTGGAGACTCCTCAACCTCTGGTGTGGATGATGAAAATTTAGGTAGTGGATCAATACATGACACAACTCCAGGGGATACCTCTATCAGGAGATCAAGTACTTCATATTATGGAAGTGTTACTCCTATCTCACATATGCCAGATCATTCTTCTGGAGGAGGCGAAAAAGACTTTCCTGTGAAACATTATGGTAAGGACAATAGAGTGCAACTATATCCCCTTTAAAAAATTGTGTGATTAATTAAATTGCTAGGTAAATGATATCATGAGTGAAAAGGAAGCACTGTCtctaaaaagcaaagaaacaaacaaacaaaaaatcacccAGAAACTTACTGAATttctaaggatttttttttctgtttgcatggGATTACAGAGCAGCCATGCATATGCATAGTTTCCCAAATGGAAACATCAACATCATCCCAGGATATTGAGAACAGATGGTCCTAGGAATTTGCTAATGTccttgataaaatatttatttcagtagaagAATCAAAAACACATCTAGCAGTGAAAATAGGCAGGTTAGTGGGCCAAAGTTTATGGATATCTAGAGGTAGgataatatatatttatctgaTCTCTAATAGGGTGGATTGACATTAAGTAATAATAAGGAGCAATATATAGTAGAAGTGATTTCTCTTTGCACAAATACGGGGATTTTTTAGAACATCTTCGTACTGCAGCATATTCACAATACATAGAGTGATAATAGCgtcaaattaaaatgttataaatacCTTCTTCCTTTAGGCAGTAGAACCAAATTCTAATTTCCTGTAGTGTTACCAAATACAAATACCATACTCATTTCTAGGGCATTCAGCAGGGTGGCAAATCAGTGAATTAAGGCACCTTgcctgtattttgctttcttgtgaAGACGCTGTgtatttgactttgttttttatGTTGCTTGTGTACTGGAAATGATCAGAGGTCTAAAATACCAGCTCCCATTGAGCCTAAGGGAAACAAATAACCATCACTCATACTGTGATGGTTACTGTGTGACCTCTGGCCACAGGGTTTCTACCAAATCACCAACAGCTTACCAGTGAAGGATGCCAGTAGTCTGCATCACTATCCTCTATTAATCctgacattttaataaaaatataaactaaaAAGAAGAATTAGGGTTATAAAGTAGCTTTTCATTGGTGGTATATTAATTGAATCTTCTACTTGTTTTTCCATGTAATTAACATCATAAATGGTAAAtcctaacatttttttcctgagaaattaGGACCAGAGCCATTTTCCCAGGTGTACGCTATATAGTTCAATTGCTTGCCGTATCAACTCTTATCAGCTCTGCTTATTTGCAGTTTAGTTCTTTAGACTAAAGCTCAGAATATTTCTCAGTAAAGAGGGGAGTACAAACAACTTCACTTGTTACTCTAGGTTTCCTGTGCAGATGCCACACATGTACAGTTAGGGCTTGAATCACACAAGCAGATCACTGATAGATTGTTCATTATCACTGTAATATATATGTcttttgaaatgatttattttgataCTATCTTTGCTATGTTagtaaaataagaatatttgaGGTTGAATCTTACAAAGTACCTATTCtgtatctttcttctcttcagtaAATGAAGGAATGAAGTTTGTAATATAGAATAATTGAAGTAGTTGTGAGTAATGAGTTACACCTCAGCTAATGAAATAGTAATGATTCATTTCATGCAGATGATGAAATTTCCCCTGCATCAACTGAAATCTTGGCAACGACTAGTGATTTCCCCAAAGAAGATGATGTACAGCATCCTGCAAGTACTAGTAAGatttatgcattttaataacTACATAAATTAATTATTGCATTAAAACTGCATTCTTTTTCCAGCAGTGCATTCTGGTAAGTGgtgaaatacacattttgtCCAACTTTGGAAAGACCCCCAAAAACACTACTTTCTGGACagataaaatcagaaatagacagtgaaaatattttttcgCTTATTTAAAGAGACAACAAGAAccaaaacatttgctttttctttccttctaaaaaaatgaaaaaaaaaaaaagatatactTCTCTAACTTACCAGAACTACTTACTCAAACAATAACtgtgactgatttttttcatccacATATATTAGACACTCTTATGCTCTGGTGAATTTTCCTTATATTTGATTTGGAGCACactctgaaaaatgtcattacTGAAAAAAGGCTTTTGTCCATTCTCTGGCTGATTTGATAGGAAAGCATCTGCACTGATATTTTATATACGGAAGGAAGCTATAAATCCACATTCATCACTCAAGTAAATATATTCCTAAGATTTGCTGCGGAGAGAAGGTAGTGTGACTACAGCAAGTCAGATGACCATTCAAGGAATAGCTGAATAAATGTGGAGATGAATAACAATTATGCTTCTACTGAATGTTTGCTACAAAATACGCTGAACTTTGGTTCACCCATAGAAGTTGGTGAagtcaagaaacaaaaattattccATCATGCtggaacaagaacaaaacaactaGCCCTTCTAGTTTGAGAAAGTGAATTCAGATATTTCCAGAAGTAATAACACCTAGGTAGGAATCCGATGATGGCTAAACAATGTATTAGTCATTTGACACCAATGATTTAATTTCAGTATATTATTTCCCATCACACAAATTCTAATAGCagatttcctttcttaaataaACAACATAGAATGGATTCATATCTTAAGAGATGCTGTAGACAGAAGCTTAATCTATCTTGTTCACCAGTAATGGAAGTGATCTTAAAGGATGATGtcagaaaaatctttcctcTATTAAATTATGTTATTCCTCAGTATAATTTGAAGCTTGATATGTACcaaagctctgcagctccatgtttcagttattttcctgtTGATGATTTTGATCATTTTGATCATATTTCCATCCCAAAGCCCCAGATAATTTTTTGTTACTCAATTGTTCAGAGACCAGATTTTATAATGTCCAGATCTCCTGATCTCGAAAAAGGCAAGCCgtcctctcctcctgccctgaaATGCCTGAAACTCAATTTGCACtcattttgcaatattttcagtttgctgagTTTGAATTTTGTATCTAAAAATTGTTTCTCGATTCTGTGGGAGTGCCTTTCTTATTAAAGGAGATTTTATGGCTTGGAGTAGAAGAGAAATCTtaagtttttaaattaacaaaCTACAACCTGATCATGTTGGTtgagcattttcatttcagatggaTGTTATCTTCATACCTCTTGATTTTCCTAAGGTCATCCAGGCAATCTCCCTGCACCACTTCTTCCACTTTTTCattcaaagctgttttcacGATAGtcttttttcaatctttttaaGTAGAAAACCTCACTCATCTGTAGAAGAGTCCAATAGATTGTTGCATAATTTGTGTCCAGGTGCAGCCCACAGGGTCAAATGAGAGAGGCAGATTTCCACTGAATGTGTCTGGTAGTGCAGGAATTCCGTATCTTATGATAAATGCACACTGAGGACATGAATTAGTACGCTTTTATGTGGGGAAACTAAAGTCATCATGACTGAATTTTAGTAGGACTGGCATTTCCAAAAgccagtaattatttttttcttcactaataTTGCATTCAGATTTATCTTACAGTCTTCAGTATTCAAACTACTTCTGTCAGATTATTTTCTCCTATGAATTTGCGGCAATGAacagatatggaaaaaaaaaaagtagattcaTAGGATTTA is from Numida meleagris isolate 19003 breed g44 Domestic line chromosome 6, NumMel1.0, whole genome shotgun sequence and encodes:
- the CD44 gene encoding CD44 antigen isoform X1, translated to MRGETSADEREVEVKVKTRRRRMRKTRNRTSWRWPEFNVSCRYGGVFHVEKNGRYSLTRTEAIELCRALNSTLATLEQFERAHELGFETCRYGFIVGHIVIPRINPYHLCAANHTGIYKLSANTTGRYDAYCYNATESRNKVCEPVERIDTSFLSNQSQIVIDNEDGSRYNADGTRHSGDSSTSGVDDENLGSGSIHDTTPGDTSIRRSSTSYYGSVTPISHMPDHSSGGGEKDFPVKHYDDEISPASTEILATTSDFPKEDDVQHPASTTVDSQHEMLLEISTQDYWKPSYTDEEERYPSSAGRALVTSETEKRQGPTQHPLLHSVHYGWISQGQNPANTTGATEQKEFTLPGENDLEKETSYTAMVSSHEAKQNDSAQDPLLYPGWGKEDYSTQPTVMDRIIPSKESNHEKESSNTGTTHNINYIYFITSVFQIACLGKLLHDLGRRVAY
- the CD44 gene encoding CD44 antigen isoform X3; its protein translation is MRGETSADEREVEVKVKTRRRRMRKTRNRTSWRWPEFNVSCRYGGVFHVEKNGRYSLTRTEAIELCRALNSTLATLEQFERAHELGFETCRYGFIVGHIVIPRINPYHLCAANHTGIYKLSANTTGRYDAYCYNATESRNKVCEPVERIDTSFLSNQSQIVIDNEDGSRYNADGTRHSGDSSTSGVDDENLGSGSIHDTTPGDTSIRRSSTSYYGSVTPISHMPDHSSGGGEKDFPVKHYDDEISPASTEILATTSDFPKEDDVQHPASTTLVTSETEKRQGPTQHPLLHSVHYGWISQGQNPANTTGATEQKEFTLPGENDLEKETSYTAMVSSHEAKQNDSAQDPLLYPGWGKEDYSTQPTVMDRIIPSKESNHEKESSNTGTTHNINYIYFITSVFQIACLGKLLHDLGRRVAY
- the CD44 gene encoding CD44 antigen isoform X6 yields the protein MRGETSADEREVEVKVKTRRRRMRKTRNRTSWRWPEFNVSCRYGGVFHVEKNGRYSLTRTEAIELCRALNSTLATLEQFERAHELGFETCRYGFIVGHIVIPRINPYHLCAANHTGIYKLSANTTGRYDAYCYNATESRNKVCEPVERIDTSFLSNQSQIVIDNEDGSRYNADGTRHSGDSSTSGVDDENLGSGSIHDTTPGDTSIRRSSTSYYGSVTPISHMPDHSSGGGEKDFPVKHYDDEISPASTEILATTSDFPKEDDVQHPASTTVDSQHEMLLEISTQDYWKPSYTDEEERYPSSAGRVFTMDGSVKGKILRTPLGLLNKKNLLFQVKMILKRKLLIQLWSPVMRPNRMTQRKTHCCIQAGARKIIPHSPL
- the CD44 gene encoding CD44 antigen isoform X8, which encodes MRGETSADEREVEVKVKTRRRRMRKTRNRTSWRWPEFNVSCRYGGVFHVEKNGRYSLTRTEAIELCRALNSTLATLEQFERAHELGFETCRYGFIVGHIVIPRINPYHLCAANHTGIYKLSANTTGRYDAYCYNATESRNKVCEPVERIDTSFLSNQSQIVIDNEDGSRYNADGTRHSGDSSTSGVDDENLGSGSIHDTTPGDTSIRRSSTSYYGSVTPISHMPDHSSGGGEKDFPVKHYDDEISPASTEILATTSDFPKEDDVQHPASTTVDSQHEMLLEISTQDYWKPSYTDEEERYPSSAGRVFTMDGSVKGKILRTPLGLLNKKNLLFQVKMILKRKLLIQ
- the CD44 gene encoding CD44 antigen isoform X5 → MANFYLWATFGLCLLKLCLTETQFNVSCRYGGVFHVEKNGRYSLTRTEAIELCRALNSTLATLEQFERAHELGFETCRYGFIVGHIVIPRINPYHLCAANHTGIYKLSANTTGRYDAYCYNATESRNKVCEPVERIDTSFLSNQSQIVIDNEDGSRYNADGTRHSGDSSTSGVDDENLGSGSIHDTTPGDTSIRRSSTSYYGSVTPISHMPDHSSGGGEKDFPVKHYDDEISPASTEILATTSDFPKEDDVQHPASTRSTSSIGSDQGPYNGDGEPTPVPGESTTTTVKSQPRSAPVPEWLIIVAALLALALILAVCIAVNSRRRCGQKKKLVINNGKGAVEDRKTRELNGDASKSQEMVHLVHKEQSNDQTGACDEFLTVDETQNHQEVDMKSGV
- the CD44 gene encoding CD44 antigen isoform X4 codes for the protein MRGETSADEREVEVKVKTRRRRMRKTRNRTSWRWPEFNVSCRYGGVFHVEKNGRYSLTRTEAIELCRALNSTLATLEQFERAHELGFETCRYGFIVGHIVIPRINPYHLCAANHTGIYKLSANTTGRYDAYCYNATESRNKVCEPVERIDTSFLSNQSQIVIDNEDGSRYNADGTRHSGDSSTSGVDDENLGSGSIHDTTPGDTSIRRSSTSYYGSVTPISHMPDHSSGGGEKDFPVKHYDDEISPASTEILATTSDFPKEDDVQHPASTRSTSSIGSDQGPYNGDGEPTPVPGESTTTTVKSQPRSAPVPEWLIIVAALLALALILAVCIAVNSRRRCGQKKKLVINNGKGAVEDRKTRELNGDASKSQEMVHLVHKEQSNDQTGACDEFLTVDETQNHQEVDMKSGV
- the CD44 gene encoding CD44 antigen isoform X9; this encodes MRGETSADEREVEVKVKTRRRRMRKTRNRTSWRWPEFNVSCRYGGVFHVEKNGRYSLTRTEAIELCRALNSTLATLEQFERAHELGFETCRYGFIVGHIVIPRINPYHLCAANHTGIYKLSANTTGRYDAYCYNATESRNKVCEPVERIDTSFLSNQSQIVIDNEDGSRYNADGTRHSGDSSTSGVDDENLGSGSIHDTTPGDTSIRRSSTSYYGSVTPISHMPDHSSGGGEKDFPVKHYDDEISPASTEILATTSDFPKEDDVQHPASTTPEPHRDNLEKTTTQAWWNLFSNQWWWSIPREKTQEPTQATRGKECHAKMVLCLRAK
- the CD44 gene encoding CD44 antigen isoform X7, whose amino-acid sequence is MRGETSADEREVEVKVKTRRRRMRKTRNRTSWRWPEFNVSCRYGGVFHVEKNGRYSLTRTEAIELCRALNSTLATLEQFERAHELGFETCRYGFIVGHIVIPRINPYHLCAANHTGIYKLSANTTGRYDAYCYNATESRNKVCEPVERIDTSFLSNQSQIVIDNEDGSRYNADGTRHSGDSSTSGVDDENLGSGSIHDTTPGDTSIRRSSTSYYGSVTPISHMPDHSSGGGEKDFPVKHYDDEISPASTEILATTSDFPKEDDVQHPASTTVDSQHEMLLEISTQDYWKPSYTDEEERYPSSAGRALVTSETEKRQGPTQHPLLHSVHYGWISQGQNPANTTGATEQKEFTLPGENDLEKETSYTVDM
- the CD44 gene encoding CD44 antigen isoform X2, encoding MANFYLWATFGLCLLKLCLTETQFNVSCRYGGVFHVEKNGRYSLTRTEAIELCRALNSTLATLEQFERAHELGFETCRYGFIVGHIVIPRINPYHLCAANHTGIYKLSANTTGRYDAYCYNATESRNKVCEPVERIDTSFLSNQSQIVIDNEDGSRYNADGTRHSGDSSTSGVDDENLGSGSIHDTTPGDTSIRRSSTSYYGSVTPISHMPDHSSGGGEKDFPVKHYDDEISPASTEILATTSDFPKEDDVQHPASTTVDSQHEMLLEISTQDYWKPSYTDEEERYPSSAGRALVTSETEKRQGPTQHPLLHSVHYGWISQGQNPANTTGATEQKEFTLPGENDLEKETSYTAMVSSHEAKQNDSAQDPLLYPGWGKEDYSTQPTVMDRIIPSKESNHEKESSNTGTTHNINYIYFITSVFQIACLGKLLHDLGRRVAY